The Pseudomonas nunensis genome includes the window TGACCGAGTACAAGACGGCGAAAGAGTACGAAGCAGAGTATCCAATGCATCCTCATGAATCATGCGTCATAGCGTTCCCGGCCCGTCAACAGCACTTAAAGAAAGCTGAGGTGATGAGAATGCTGATACAAGGTATGGCGGTTAAGGCTATTGAGCGAGCCACCGGCGTATCGCCGAAGACGATCAGAAAATGGCGTGATGAGATGCATATTGTACAAGGCGAGTTGAACGCAGCGTGAGCAACGTTACTGGTGGGGGGGGGGGACTAATTCGGCCGCATGTATAAGAGAGCGAAGCGAACGACTGTTAAAGCGTAAGCTTTGAATAGAATATTCTCCGGTAGTTACCGGAGGCAAAGTGTTAGTGAGACAAGAAAGAAGAGAGGGGATAAAACCCCTCAAAACAAAAAGCATGATCTTTAAGGAGAATTATCCTGTCGTAACGACAGAGAATATACTCTGAGTAAACTCAAAAGAAGATCAACAGCGGGTGGACTTCGTTATCCACCTCTTTAAAAGCATTCGCCTATCGGCTCACTTGCGCACACTGATTGTATTGGAGATTCACGCATCTCTAGAGTTTACTTCTGATTGACAATCAGAACATGTCAGCAATCTCCTGTGTGAAAACACACAAAAACAAGTTTGAACAATCATCAGGGAAACAGGATGGTTATCAGAACCAGTATCAGGAGTGATAGACAGTCACAACACACCTTAATTTATGCACCAACACGTCTGGGCACCTGATTTTACATCGGCTCACATTAATTTCTGTTAAGCACGATCGCCACTTTCTCCCTGATTCCATTTCTCACGTTAGCAATTCGATTGAAATCAGGAAGAAACAGCCTCGTTTCAAGTCAATACGAAGATGCACGAATATCTAGCATAGGTTGAAATGAAATTCTAAATGTCTGGCGATCACCGGATTGCACCCACGTCGCTACCTCTCTTCTGAAGGTGCTGTTACCAGAACAGTTTGCCGCACCTTGTGGGTCTGATCCCACGCCGATCAACCTTCTACCCGGCTTCAGATAGAAGCTCGCTTTTTCGTTGTTGTCCACTCTCGCAACTAGCTTCCCATCGACGTAGACCCCAAAGAAGCACTGACCGGCTTGGAATGCTCCTTCCCTCACCACCGTGACGGAAGCGTCTTTTCCCTTGTCTTCTACTTGATAAGCCAACAGTCGGTTACTAGGAGCGGGTACAGCCACACCTCCGGTTGGTGGTGAAGCACAACCGCTCAACATGGTGACAGCGGCTATGACGAGCAATGTGCGCATATTAGATTCCTTTCCTGATTGAAGGCATAAAGCTATCACCATGGCAGCTCCAGTGCACAAAGCTTATCTCCGCCCTATCATTTGACTTGTTTCGAAATTCTCTCCCCACATCACTCAAGGACGACCCCCCCATGACCACCAATAAAGAAACCATTGCCGACGTGCTGGAACTGCTCACGTTGAATCAGGAAGCCATGAGCGCCTGTATCGAGGAGCTGGCCCTGCATCTGCTGGGGACAGGAGCAACGGAGTTGCACACTAATATTCAAGGCGCGCTCACCACGCTGGATACAAACGCCCAAGGGATCACCAGTGCAATCAGGATTCTACGTGGTCATTGAGCCCTGTACCGATACGGGTATAGATCAAGCGATACCGTTAATCGGCCTGTCTGCCCGTACCGAAAATACCCCTATCTACACCCTAATGAGCACACGTATAATCGGTACATCCAAAACGGTATAGGAGCGGTTTGAAATGTTCGTACGCGCTTACCTGAGAGCATCCACAGATTCACAGGATGCCAGTCGTGCAAAAGATTCATTGATTCAATTTGCCGCTGACCACGGCCACAAGGTCGCAGCTTTTTACACAGAGAACGAGTCAGGTGCCAAGTTCGACCGGCCTGTGTTGTTCCGCTTGCTTGATGACAGTCACGAAGGTGACGTGATACTGGTGGAAGGCATCGACAGGCTGTCTCGACTGACCCCGGACGATTGGGCGAAGTTGAAAGCCATCATTGCAGCCAAGAGGGTGACAGTAGTATCCATGGACCTCACCACCAGTCACGGTGCATTAAAAGCCAGCGACGGTATGGATGAATTCACAAAGGGTATGATTGCCGCCGTCAATGGTATGTTGCTCGACATGTTGGCCGTGATTGCTCGCAAGGATTACGAAGACCGTCGCCGTCGTCAGGCTCAAGGGATCAGGACAGGGAAGGAAGCCGGCGTTTACACAGGCCGTCCAGTTGACGAGAAACTGCACAAACGCATCAAGGAATGTCTTGCTGCTGGCATGAGCCTACGCAAGACCGCAACGTCTGTGGGTTGTGCGTTGAGTACAGTGCAACGAGTCGCCAAGTAACGCAGTTTCAGACAGTCCGTGAGCCCGCCTTGAGTGGGCTCTGTCATATCTGATGCAATGAATCAGGTGAGTTGCACACGCGATCCTGTGAAGGCTCACAGCCACTCACCCGACCCCACATTCACTCACGGATTCCTATATTGCTGAACGGGGGGATCAACCAGAGCTGGTCCCGGTTAAACACTGGCGACCTATATCCGACATTCCCTACGGATTTCAACACCGTGAGCATTCGGGTTCGACTTGAAGTCGAGACTCAAAAATCATGGGGTTGGACTTTACTCAAGGTCATCCGGTCCAACCAGCTGCGCCCGTCAAATGCACAAGATGAATATCTGACGGGGCTACAGTCCATCGCAAAGTTCTAATTGAATTTAACCCAAAAGCTACGAAAAAATATTGACCGCCGTTATTATGACTCGTCAACCTGCCGTACGAGATTAATCTTATGATCGTACATTGGCTGGTAATCCATAAACTTGTTCATTCTCAACGCCATCAATGGCGATTCATCATGCATACGTTTCAGTGCCTCAAATACTTTTAGGAACACAACTGCATAGTGGCTTTGAATATCAGCAAGCTCAGTTCGGGAGCCTAGATCGACTAACGATTGTGCATAGCTCTTAAACTTTGGCGAACCTAACAACTTAAAGTAAGTATAAAACTGGTCGGCAGTGAACGCACTTAATGACTCGAGAGCTTCGCCCGAGAATTGCTTTCCAAGATAGTTATCAACGAGTTCATCGATACTCCAAGCTTTTCTTACATCGCCAAAATACTGTTCAAGCTTCTCAGCTATATACGGATTTTTAGGCAGTCTGTACATTTCATTTCGATTAGTAAGAGAGCGGCTTTCGAAAAGAACCTTAAAATATTCGTCAACAATTGACCTGCCACGCTCTTCTAAACCAGCAGCAGTGAAGATTTCAAGAACACCATCAATCTCATAAGGATTTGCGGCACCACCTGATTCAATTACGGCTTTTTCGAACAGGTCCAATAGGTCTGCATCAGTAATCGACATATCATTATGAAATACGAACCAAGCGTCAGTGAATATTTTACGTCTCTTGCTTTTTTCGCTAACGGCAGTAATTGAGTCAATAAGTGGTACTAAAGAATTAGAATCGGCATAACCATTCTTGACTAGCTTTATGATCTCCATCGTGAAGTTGTCGGCTTCATCATACCCGTACTCGCGAAAAAAATTAACCTTTGCAATTTTTTTGTCTTCAATCGCTTTCTGCTCGACAGTCAGTTCTTTTTTGTCCGGCGGAAACAGAGACAGTCCGCCCTTATACTTTTCCAAATCTTCAATACTAACGACTTTTTCAGCACCTGAATATTTTGCATAGATTGCTAGCGGAATAAGTTTCGTTGATTCATCAAGAATTTCATCAAATTTGCCATCTACAAACGGCTTTATCAAGTTGGCGAAATATCTAACTTTACGCAACAATCTAATGTTGTTCATTTCTAGCTTCTTAACGTTCTCTACAATTTTCTTTTCGTACAGGTCAGTGGTGCTGAAAACTACGCTCGCAGCTTCATCCAAGGTCGGTGCATATCTGACCTCGTAGTCGAATACTTTTTCACTGAACGTGAAGAATTCATCGTCTTTCTGCAATGATCCTTCATTTAAAATCAGGATGACTGAACAATCTTTTGACTCGATTAGATTAGAGATTAGACCAAGGACATCCCGAGCCGACAAGGCAATGCCACGGCGTTCAAAATCATCAATACAGATTATGGTATCTTTAACCATTGCATATTGAATCGAATCAATTACCCCTCCAAAACTCCCAACGAATGGAATTTTAGCTTCTTTTCCATAGCCGAACATTTTTCGCAACCCGGTAGTTGCATCACTGAATTCAAGTTTTTTTAAGTTTTCAAAAACAGATTCCTTTGTGGTCACGCTTCCCGCCTTTTCGGTAGGAACGGAGTTTTCAAAAATAGAACGCTTTAGGTCAGGTAAAGAATTCAGACCAAACAATGAGACGTAGGAATATGTCTTAC containing:
- a CDS encoding recombinase family protein, yielding MFVRAYLRASTDSQDASRAKDSLIQFAADHGHKVAAFYTENESGAKFDRPVLFRLLDDSHEGDVILVEGIDRLSRLTPDDWAKLKAIIAAKRVTVVSMDLTTSHGALKASDGMDEFTKGMIAAVNGMLLDMLAVIARKDYEDRRRRQAQGIRTGKEAGVYTGRPVDEKLHKRIKECLAAGMSLRKTATSVGCALSTVQRVAK
- a CDS encoding P-loop NTPase fold protein gives rise to the protein MSIVQVEKALTDFAVHKTGSAIVLKGEWGTGKTHLWNKVIKKHRGSFDRKTYSYVSLFGLNSLPDLKRSIFENSVPTEKAGSVTTKESVFENLKKLEFSDATTGLRKMFGYGKEAKIPFVGSFGGVIDSIQYAMVKDTIICIDDFERRGIALSARDVLGLISNLIESKDCSVILILNEGSLQKDDEFFTFSEKVFDYEVRYAPTLDEAASVVFSTTDLYEKKIVENVKKLEMNNIRLLRKVRYFANLIKPFVDGKFDEILDESTKLIPLAIYAKYSGAEKVVSIEDLEKYKGGLSLFPPDKKELTVEQKAIEDKKIAKVNFFREYGYDEADNFTMEIIKLVKNGYADSNSLVPLIDSITAVSEKSKRRKIFTDAWFVFHNDMSITDADLLDLFEKAVIESGGAANPYEIDGVLEIFTAAGLEERGRSIVDEYFKVLFESRSLTNRNEMYRLPKNPYIAEKLEQYFGDVRKAWSIDELVDNYLGKQFSGEALESLSAFTADQFYTYFKLLGSPKFKSYAQSLVDLGSRTELADIQSHYAVVFLKVFEALKRMHDESPLMALRMNKFMDYQPMYDHKINLVRQVDES